A window of Solanum stenotomum isolate F172 chromosome 3, ASM1918654v1, whole genome shotgun sequence contains these coding sequences:
- the LOC125859900 gene encoding probable WRKY transcription factor 30, which yields MDNYAADNNSHEFNRLVSELTQGRDLVQQLQLHLNAPNYNSSSNSSENTREFLIQNIQSKFDRALSLLQYNTTGDNSNSLLAHSSSPAIPIIGMSDSPRSSEDSDRDRDLEPKDHHATRKRKSSTPRWTKQVQIHPGAPIEGTLDDGYSWRKYGQKDILGAKHPRGYYRCTLRHVQGCLATKQVQRSDEDPTIFEVTYRGRHTCNQGGGASVSNVNPAPPPLPIAIHQIQEPNIGNHKQYQQLIPTPHQNSNEILLNFQKNLSISKDDFNFNSTHHDHPNNVPYIPSFNNYPSSSSHDHQDYNFLTNSSTIPNNNFVENFPPSFNNMSEGTSQQNEADYQFNSMGFESNFPYDYQRFS from the exons ATGGATAATTACGCAGCTGACAATAATAGTCATGAGTTTAATAGACTTGTAAGTGAATTAACTCAAGGAAGGGATCTTGTTCAACAGCTCCAACTTCATCTTAATGCTCCTAATTATAATTCATCGTCTAATTCGTCCGAAAACACTAGGGAATTCTTGATTCAGAATATCCAGTCCAAATTTGATAGGGCTCTGTCCTTGCTACAATATAATACTACTGGAGATAATTCTAATTCATTACTAGCACATTCTAGTTCCCCTGCTATTCCGATTATTGGAATGTCTGATTCTCCGCGATCAAGTGAAGATTCTGATCGTGATCGTGATCTTGAGCCTAAAGATCATCATGCTACACGCAAGag AAAGAGCAGTACACCGCGTTGGACAAAGCAAGTTCAAATTCATCCAGGGGCGCCAATTGAAGGGACTCTTGATGATGGTTATAGTTGGAGAAAATATGGACAGAAAGATATCCTTGGTGCTAAACATCCAAG AGGTTATTACAGATGCACACTTCGACATGTCCAAGGTTGTTTGGCTACGAAACAAGTTCAAAGATCCGATGAAGATCCCACCATTTTCGAAGTCACGTATCGAGGAAGGCACACTTGTAATCAAGGTGGTGGTGCTAGTGTCAGTAATGTGAATCCAGCACCACCACCTTTGCCTATAGCaatacatcaaattcaagaaccaaACATAGGAAATCacaaacaatatcaacaactaATCCCTACCCCACATCAAAACTCGAATGAAATTCTcctgaattttcaaaaaaacctTAGTATCTCCAAAGACGACTTCAACTTCAATAGTACTCACcatgatcatcctaacaatgtGCCATATATACCCTCGTTTAATAATTACCCTTCATCGTCGTCCCACGATCATCAAGATTACAACTTTTTGACTAATTCATCCACAATTCCAAACAACAACTTTGTGGAGAATTTTCCCCCTTCCTTTAATAACATGTCTGAAGGAACTTCTCAGCAAAATGAGGCAGATTACCAATTTAACTCAATGGGATTTGAATCAAACTTCCCATATGATTATCAGAGATTCTCTTAG